ATTATTCGTGCGCCAGGCCATGACAGCATTTCCTTCTCCGATCCCCGCTTCAACCTGGCTCCAAATATGATCCCGTACCTTTACCGAATAGTTACCGACATAGACGCCGGCCCGGATCTCCAATAGCCAGACTGCGAGCCGCCCACGAAGTCGAGGTGGCGCATTTTCAAGCACGATGACCAGCATCGCCGAGATTCTCCTGATTGGGAATAGCTGGAGACACCTGCTCTTCGAACGGCGCAGGCCGTGGAATTTCTCCCGCCGCCAACATCTCCTCTATGCCAGGAATGATGCGTTCCAAAAGTTTGGTCTCGCGGAAACTGTCACGACAGGCTAAACGAACCTGTTGTTCTGCATTCACAGGATTCTTGGCAGCAATACGAAATGCCAAGGGCACGACGGTTTCGAACTTGTAGATATCCGCCACGTCATAGACAAACGACAGCGGCTTGCCGGTATGGATGAAGCCGATAGCCGGCGCATACCCTGCAGCCAATACTGCGGCTTCCGTAATCCCATATAAGCAGGCCGTGGCAGCGGACAGACAGCGATTAGGGAGGTCTCCTTGATCCCAATCGTCTACGTCGTAGTTACGAGCTTTCCATTGCAACCCATACTGCGCCGCCATGCGCTTATAGGTCTCGCGAACCCGTGCGCCTTCAATGCCTCGCAATTGCTCAACCGAGCGACGCTGGGGAGGCTCTTCGCCAAACCGGAGCGCATACATCTTGCGCACGACTTTCAACCGCAATTCATCATCCAGCGCTAGCTTCGCCTGATAGAGAAGTCGGTCGGCTCGCGCGCCACCTGGCTGTCCAGCCGAATACAACCGCACACCCGCCTCCCCAATCCACACCAACAGCGTTCCGACCCTGGCCGCCAAAGCACAAGCCGCGTGAGACACCCGCGTGCCCGGCTCCAGCATCAAACACACGACACCCCCCACAGGGATGTGCGTTCGTACACCGTTTTTATCCACGACCACAAAAGCGCCGTCCAACACGTCAAGATGGCCATACTCAATGTAAAGCACGGACAGCCGCTCCTTAATCGGGATGGGTTTCAGCGGAGGCAGAATGTCGGCCATACAAAGACTCCAACATCATCTAAGTCACACACGCCGGACCAGTAACA
The nucleotide sequence above comes from Nitrospira sp.. Encoded proteins:
- the cas1e gene encoding type I-E CRISPR-associated endonuclease Cas1e; this encodes MADILPPLKPIPIKERLSVLYIEYGHLDVLDGAFVVVDKNGVRTHIPVGGVVCLMLEPGTRVSHAACALAARVGTLLVWIGEAGVRLYSAGQPGGARADRLLYQAKLALDDELRLKVVRKMYALRFGEEPPQRRSVEQLRGIEGARVRETYKRMAAQYGLQWKARNYDVDDWDQGDLPNRCLSAATACLYGITEAAVLAAGYAPAIGFIHTGKPLSFVYDVADIYKFETVVPLAFRIAAKNPVNAEQQVRLACRDSFRETKLLERIIPGIEEMLAAGEIPRPAPFEEQVSPAIPNQENLGDAGHRA
- the cas2e gene encoding type I-E CRISPR-associated endoribonuclease Cas2e; its protein translation is MLVIVLENAPPRLRGRLAVWLLEIRAGVYVGNYSVKVRDHIWSQVEAGIGEGNAVMAWRTNNEAGFDFVTLGSNRRIPVVIDGAKLVSFLPESDANNQKAQPS